In Novipirellula galeiformis, one DNA window encodes the following:
- a CDS encoding BatD family protein, producing the protein MKILSNLSLNTVFAGWFFVAWVSVCHSAAVAGEVQVELSSQQTYVGFPITLQIEFNNVAKHERPELPELDGLKIESAGVPSRRSQFFSINGRQTQSESITYSFSITPEREGDFVIPALTVSYDGRKELTESLRFSVSKNEVSDLAFAEITGDRPSVYVGESIELTLKIWIKPFHDEAHRVTLSEGDMWSLISNQTDWGPFADRMQELAENRQRPGGELVKREDAEGNPASYYLYEIDAPTYPQRAGSIDGSSCRIVIRYPTELQRSRNPLSDFFDDSFAPFGTRLAITGMRPVIAQAEVAPIEIKSIPTQGRPANYRGAVGKYEIFTQASPKKVKAGDPVTLNIAIRGDGPMDLVQPPPLSEQASLVKDFKVADEALAGLVDGKQKLFTTTIRPLSESVREIPPITFSFFDPSEERFVTVQSEPIAVSVTPADTLSFDNIVANSAPSQADPNQTNANLDSLNGSPQVYPVDELLVSQTPAAMLSKFVWTGIALPPLAFAFTLLLARRGVFIAGLRRWLMPMKQFEKQCNVAAAPTDLSETMRQFLMAHWKLEDADESRLVGHLRRRGDGELAVRLESWFDRCRQAEHGILLSEAGSNAPANLDNLKTEASQLAALCLKRRSKGAAESLRSATRRSKVAMRVMGGFGILTLGLSQPIHATEQSKLNLEQQREILQEAETIYDRGLTELRSDPDQAVRDFTLAATKYQAVVDAGIERSKLYYNLGHSYRRSGSMGLAVASYRRAILLDPDNPALLIALRDAQREFASANSAAEMQFNRRTLTQQIVALLFSWVPRYWVLWSAILAWGVAWVIIARGALARHPTGWSSAIACMLLAVALGGSVWAHEWSLRDPEAAIVVVADAGLRSVDDERVAIEGPSLRETSEVIVRKRRGDWVKVTTPDHRTGWLRRTDIR; encoded by the coding sequence ATGAAAATTCTTTCGAACCTTTCATTGAACACGGTTTTCGCGGGCTGGTTTTTCGTTGCCTGGGTTTCCGTTTGTCACTCCGCCGCAGTTGCCGGTGAGGTCCAAGTCGAGTTGTCCTCGCAACAAACCTACGTTGGATTTCCGATCACGCTGCAGATCGAATTTAATAACGTGGCAAAGCACGAACGCCCAGAACTTCCCGAGCTCGATGGGCTCAAAATTGAATCCGCTGGCGTGCCGTCACGGCGATCGCAATTCTTCAGTATCAATGGTCGTCAAACGCAAAGCGAATCGATTACCTATTCGTTTTCAATTACCCCCGAGCGTGAGGGAGACTTTGTCATCCCCGCGTTGACGGTCTCGTACGATGGCCGCAAGGAATTGACCGAGAGCCTACGCTTTTCCGTTTCCAAGAACGAGGTGAGCGATTTGGCATTCGCCGAGATCACGGGAGATCGTCCAAGCGTTTATGTGGGCGAGTCAATCGAATTGACGCTGAAGATTTGGATCAAGCCCTTCCACGACGAAGCCCATCGCGTGACCCTTTCCGAAGGTGATATGTGGAGTCTCATTTCCAATCAAACCGACTGGGGACCGTTCGCCGATCGCATGCAAGAGTTGGCCGAAAACCGCCAACGCCCTGGGGGCGAACTCGTCAAACGCGAGGATGCCGAGGGGAATCCAGCGTCCTATTATCTGTACGAGATTGACGCCCCGACCTATCCGCAACGCGCCGGATCCATCGATGGATCAAGTTGTCGCATTGTGATTCGCTATCCCACCGAACTACAACGTTCACGAAATCCGCTGTCGGATTTTTTTGACGATTCCTTTGCGCCGTTTGGCACGCGGTTGGCAATTACAGGAATGCGGCCGGTGATTGCCCAAGCGGAGGTCGCGCCGATCGAAATCAAATCGATCCCCACTCAGGGTCGCCCCGCGAATTACCGAGGTGCGGTTGGAAAGTACGAGATCTTTACTCAGGCATCCCCGAAAAAGGTCAAAGCGGGAGACCCGGTCACCTTGAACATCGCAATCCGCGGCGACGGGCCCATGGATCTGGTTCAGCCTCCACCGCTCTCCGAACAAGCATCGCTGGTCAAGGATTTCAAAGTCGCCGACGAAGCGTTGGCAGGATTGGTCGACGGGAAACAAAAGTTATTTACGACGACGATTCGCCCATTGTCCGAGTCGGTCCGCGAGATTCCGCCCATCACCTTTAGCTTTTTCGACCCCAGCGAAGAGCGGTTTGTAACGGTCCAAAGCGAACCGATTGCGGTGTCAGTCACTCCTGCGGACACGCTCTCGTTTGACAACATCGTCGCGAACTCCGCCCCATCCCAAGCCGATCCGAATCAAACCAATGCGAATCTAGATTCGCTCAATGGCTCACCGCAAGTTTATCCTGTGGACGAACTGCTTGTTTCCCAAACGCCCGCCGCAATGTTGAGCAAATTCGTTTGGACCGGTATTGCGCTGCCTCCATTGGCCTTTGCATTCACCCTACTGCTTGCGCGTCGGGGCGTCTTCATTGCCGGATTGCGTCGCTGGCTAATGCCGATGAAACAATTCGAGAAACAGTGTAACGTTGCCGCCGCTCCTACGGATTTAAGCGAGACGATGCGCCAGTTCTTGATGGCCCATTGGAAACTTGAGGATGCGGATGAATCACGATTGGTCGGACATTTGCGGCGGCGCGGGGATGGCGAATTGGCGGTACGACTAGAGAGTTGGTTTGATCGATGTCGTCAAGCCGAGCATGGCATCTTGCTGTCCGAAGCGGGATCCAATGCCCCCGCGAACCTCGACAATTTGAAAACGGAAGCCAGTCAGTTGGCGGCATTGTGTTTGAAGCGAAGGAGCAAGGGGGCGGCGGAGTCGTTGCGTTCGGCGACGCGGCGCTCAAAGGTGGCGATGCGCGTCATGGGAGGATTCGGAATTTTGACGCTCGGATTATCGCAACCGATTCATGCGACGGAGCAATCGAAGCTGAATCTCGAACAACAACGCGAGATACTGCAGGAAGCGGAAACAATTTATGATCGCGGCTTAACCGAGTTGAGAAGCGATCCAGACCAAGCGGTCCGCGATTTCACGTTAGCAGCCACGAAGTACCAAGCGGTCGTCGATGCGGGAATCGAGCGTTCGAAACTTTATTACAACCTAGGGCACAGCTATCGACGAAGTGGATCGATGGGGCTCGCCGTCGCCAGTTATCGGCGTGCGATCTTGCTCGACCCCGACAATCCGGCGTTGTTAATCGCCCTGCGCGACGCACAGCGTGAGTTTGCTTCGGCGAATAGCGCGGCGGAAATGCAATTCAATCGGCGCACACTCACTCAGCAAATCGTTGCACTCCTGTTCTCGTGGGTGCCCCGATACTGGGTCTTGTGGAGTGCGATCCTGGCCTGGGGTGTGGCCTGGGTCATAATCGCGAGAGGGGCTCTGGCTCGGCATCCAACGGGATGGTCCTCCGCGATCGCTTGCATGTTGCTTGCGGTGGCATTGGGCGGATCGGTCTGGGCTCATGAATGGAGCTTGCGTGATCCGGAGGCGGCGATCGTTGTGGTCGCCGATGCGGGGTTGCGATCGGTCGATGACGAGCGTGTGGCGATCGAGGGCCCATCCCTACGCGAAACCAGCGAAGTGATCGTCCGCAAGCGGCGTGGTGACTGGGTCAAAGTCACCACGCCGGATCACCGAACGGGTTGGCTCAGGCGTACCGATATTCGCTAG
- a CDS encoding vWA domain-containing protein, whose translation MEIQYGNPWALNWLWLALACLAMVIVAAVRTRMRLRNFASDNFMPRLLPPRHRLLVITRAMLMLMTFVLLTIALVDIRWGKVWREIPQKGIEVMFVLDVSRSMLAEDVTPNRLGRAKQQINDMLEVMGGDRIGLVVFAGEVRQVVPMTNHYDDFRRSLKEVDTSSIRRGGSRLGDAIRVATNGFLSKTLDHKAMVILTDGEDQESEPVKAAKQAYQDHGIRIFTVGLGNQQQGARIPSGRNADSSYLQYEGEQVWSKLDGKILQAVATETNGAFIPAETKQVDMASVYRQYVAKVDQQQFETAKINQYEARFQWFLGLALLSFLCDVFAGHWMPKPSGDPFHHEGKTR comes from the coding sequence ATGGAAATTCAATACGGAAACCCTTGGGCACTGAATTGGCTATGGCTCGCCTTGGCGTGCTTGGCCATGGTGATCGTTGCTGCGGTGCGGACGCGAATGCGGTTGCGAAACTTCGCCAGCGACAATTTTATGCCACGACTCTTGCCCCCTCGGCATCGTTTGCTCGTCATCACGCGAGCGATGTTGATGCTGATGACGTTCGTCCTACTGACGATTGCATTGGTCGACATTCGCTGGGGGAAAGTATGGCGTGAGATTCCTCAAAAGGGAATTGAAGTGATGTTCGTCCTCGACGTGTCACGCTCGATGTTGGCCGAAGACGTCACGCCGAATCGACTTGGCCGGGCCAAACAGCAAATCAACGACATGTTGGAGGTGATGGGAGGAGACCGCATTGGTTTGGTGGTTTTTGCTGGGGAAGTTCGGCAAGTGGTTCCGATGACCAATCATTACGATGACTTCCGTCGCTCACTCAAGGAGGTCGATACCAGTTCGATCCGTCGCGGTGGTTCGCGATTGGGAGACGCCATCCGTGTCGCCACCAATGGATTTCTAAGCAAAACGCTTGACCACAAAGCGATGGTCATTTTGACCGATGGCGAGGACCAAGAGAGCGAACCGGTTAAGGCTGCCAAACAGGCCTACCAGGATCATGGCATTCGGATCTTTACCGTTGGTCTCGGGAATCAACAGCAAGGAGCTCGCATTCCCAGCGGACGCAATGCCGACTCAAGCTACTTGCAATACGAAGGCGAGCAAGTTTGGTCGAAACTCGACGGAAAAATATTGCAAGCGGTCGCGACCGAAACGAACGGGGCCTTCATCCCCGCCGAAACGAAACAGGTCGATATGGCGAGTGTCTATCGTCAATATGTTGCCAAGGTGGACCAGCAACAATTTGAAACGGCAAAGATCAATCAGTATGAAGCGAGGTTCCAGTGGTTCCTGGGACTGGCGCTGCTGAGTTTCCTATGCGACGTGTTCGCGGGTCACTGGATGCCCAAACCATCAGGCGACCCTTTTCATCACGAGGGAAAAACGAGATGA
- a CDS encoding pentapeptide repeat-containing protein, whose amino-acid sequence MMPMEVGFPGSPPSWASRDAALAAESLPSDADSCGVSASDGVGASCCCWAGSSCIDCESLPCSFVDDGFSAAVLSGDSGSDGLGFLSLGSVSSPSACSGWDGSDSEESCDACIEVPPGVSFSACSAAEDSGWGSLCSSDSLGGPESCCDSDFSGSDFSGSDFSDSDFSDSDFSDSDFSDSCFSDSCFSDSCFSDSCFSDSCFSDSCLGGDCES is encoded by the coding sequence ATGATGCCCATGGAGGTCGGTTTCCCAGGATCGCCCCCTTCCTGGGCCTCCAGGGACGCGGCATTGGCAGCGGAAAGTTTGCCGTCGGATGCCGACTCCTGCGGAGTGTCGGCGTCCGACGGGGTGGGAGCGTCTTGCTGTTGCTGGGCCGGATCATCCTGCATTGATTGCGAATCACTGCCTTGCTCGTTTGTAGATGACGGATTCTCAGCAGCGGTATTGTCCGGCGACTCAGGCTCGGATGGGCTCGGATTTCTCTCGCTTGGCTCCGTTTCATCCCCTTCGGCTTGCTCCGGTTGGGACGGTTCCGACTCGGAGGAATCCTGTGACGCTTGCATCGAAGTCCCGCCCGGGGTGTCCTTCTCGGCTTGCTCCGCTGCGGAGGATTCGGGCTGGGGGTCGCTTTGTTCCTCCGATTCTTTGGGGGGCCCTGAGTCCTGTTGCGACTCTGACTTTTCGGGCTCTGACTTTTCGGGCTCTGACTTTTCGGACTCTGACTTTTCGGACTCTGACTTTTCGGACTCTGACTTTTCGGACTCTTGTTTTTCGGACTCTTGTTTTTCGGACTCTTGTTTTTCGGACTCTTGTTTTTCGGACTCTTGTTTTTCGGACTCTTGTTTAGGCGGAGATTGCGAATCTTGA
- a CDS encoding UPF0104 family protein, giving the protein MPKRKLRAIAGPAFACLLFLLAIKLLWREAHEVTWADFKGGFTGVPAIYLGIATFLIALNYGLLIAYDLLALRYICRSLPLRRVALVSFLGFTLGNNLGTFMAGAPIRYRFYSRWGLTARQIVVLISICGLTFWSGLWFLGGVVLVSVPITLPASVQLPFGTQTLGAILLCLATGYGAVCWLWHKPWPIGELHLRPPGFGLMVVQASVAAVDLLISATALYLVLPIEAAVPFAHVLAAYLVAIAISLLTQVPGGLGVLEVILVTLLKGTVGDSVLASVLIFRILYYVLPLVFGMITLAAHEIFSGAVVARRAD; this is encoded by the coding sequence TTGCCCAAACGAAAACTACGTGCGATCGCCGGCCCTGCGTTTGCATGCCTGCTGTTTCTGTTGGCAATCAAATTGCTGTGGCGTGAAGCCCATGAGGTGACTTGGGCTGACTTTAAGGGCGGATTCACTGGAGTTCCGGCAATTTATTTGGGCATCGCAACCTTCTTGATCGCGCTGAACTACGGCCTGCTGATCGCCTACGATTTGCTGGCCCTGCGGTACATTTGTCGCTCCTTGCCGCTGCGGCGAGTCGCCTTGGTCTCCTTTCTCGGCTTCACGCTGGGCAACAATCTAGGCACTTTTATGGCCGGGGCGCCGATTCGATACCGTTTTTATTCCCGTTGGGGATTAACCGCACGGCAAATCGTCGTCTTGATCTCGATTTGTGGATTGACGTTTTGGAGCGGCTTGTGGTTTCTTGGCGGTGTCGTTTTGGTTTCGGTGCCGATCACCTTACCCGCCTCGGTCCAGTTGCCGTTCGGAACCCAAACGCTCGGGGCGATCTTGCTCTGCCTGGCGACTGGCTATGGTGCGGTTTGTTGGCTATGGCATAAACCATGGCCGATCGGTGAACTTCACCTGCGGCCACCGGGCTTTGGGTTGATGGTCGTCCAAGCCTCCGTCGCCGCGGTCGACCTGCTGATCTCCGCAACCGCACTTTATCTGGTCCTTCCGATCGAGGCGGCGGTGCCGTTCGCTCACGTGTTGGCCGCCTATTTGGTGGCAATCGCGATCTCGCTGTTGACTCAAGTCCCCGGCGGATTGGGGGTCTTAGAAGTCATCTTGGTGACGCTACTAAAGGGGACCGTGGGCGATTCGGTGCTCGCTTCGGTACTGATTTTCCGAATTCTGTATTATGTGCTGCCATTAGTCTTTGGCATGATCACCCTGGCCGCTCACGAGATCTTCAGTGGTGCGGTAGTGGCACGCCGGGCTGATTGA
- the lpdA gene encoding dihydrolipoyl dehydrogenase yields the protein MKTVRHELVVLGGGPAGYVAALRAAQLGIDVACIDENNQFGGTCLRVGCIPSKALLESSHLYHEAKHGFSAHGIKLDGLQFDLDAMMTRKKKIVDTLTGGIDMLFKKRGVTPYRGRGKFKDNETIQVDGDEPVLVQADQILVCTGSRPARLSFIEEDGDRIGNSTTALSFPDVPERLIVIGGGYIGLEMSSVWNRLGSKVIVLEALDRIMPGIDGEVAQLAHRTLKKQGLDIRTSTFVDSAKREGDECVVKIKGGETLRADRVLLATGRTPATDNIGLEAIGLETDKRGFISVNEEFQTSLESVYAIGDCIGGAMLAHKAMEEAIVCVERMVGMKSHMNYDVIPAVVYTHPEIGMVGQTEEQLKEAGIEYKKGICPFGANGRAHTLGESDGRVKILADAKTDRVLGVHIIGARAGDLIAEAATAMEFGASSEDIARTCHAHPTLSEAVHEAALAVAGRAIHTV from the coding sequence ATGAAAACAGTTCGACATGAATTAGTAGTGCTTGGCGGTGGTCCCGCAGGATACGTTGCCGCACTCCGCGCCGCACAACTCGGGATCGATGTTGCCTGTATCGATGAAAATAACCAATTCGGTGGCACTTGTTTGCGCGTCGGTTGCATTCCGAGCAAGGCCTTGTTGGAATCCAGCCATCTGTACCATGAGGCAAAACACGGATTCTCGGCCCACGGAATCAAGCTGGACGGGCTGCAATTCGATCTCGACGCGATGATGACTCGCAAGAAAAAAATCGTCGATACGCTGACCGGTGGCATCGACATGCTGTTTAAAAAGCGAGGAGTGACGCCCTATCGCGGCCGCGGCAAATTCAAGGACAACGAAACGATCCAGGTCGACGGTGACGAACCCGTCCTCGTCCAAGCGGACCAGATTCTGGTCTGTACCGGCAGCCGCCCGGCACGACTGAGCTTCATCGAAGAAGACGGCGACCGAATTGGAAACAGCACCACGGCGTTGTCATTCCCCGATGTCCCGGAACGATTGATCGTGATCGGTGGCGGCTACATCGGTCTCGAAATGAGTAGCGTTTGGAACCGACTCGGTAGCAAAGTGATCGTGTTGGAAGCGCTCGACCGCATCATGCCGGGCATCGATGGCGAGGTCGCCCAACTTGCCCATCGCACGTTAAAGAAACAAGGCTTGGATATTCGTACGAGCACCTTCGTCGATTCCGCGAAACGCGAGGGCGATGAGTGTGTCGTGAAAATCAAAGGAGGGGAAACCCTGCGCGCCGATCGCGTGTTGTTGGCGACCGGCCGCACTCCGGCGACTGACAACATTGGACTCGAAGCGATCGGTCTGGAAACGGACAAACGGGGCTTCATTAGCGTCAATGAAGAATTCCAAACTTCGCTTGAAAGCGTTTACGCGATCGGCGACTGTATCGGCGGAGCAATGCTCGCTCACAAAGCGATGGAAGAAGCGATCGTGTGCGTCGAACGCATGGTGGGGATGAAGAGTCACATGAATTACGATGTGATCCCCGCGGTCGTTTACACCCATCCTGAGATCGGGATGGTTGGCCAAACCGAAGAGCAATTAAAGGAAGCCGGCATCGAATACAAGAAAGGGATCTGTCCGTTTGGTGCCAATGGGCGTGCCCATACGCTTGGCGAATCCGATGGACGCGTCAAGATTCTTGCCGATGCGAAAACCGACCGCGTGCTTGGCGTGCACATCATCGGAGCCCGGGCGGGCGATTTGATCGCCGAAGCGGCGACCGCGATGGAGTTCGGAGCCAGCAGCGAGGATATCGCTCGCACCTGTCACGCGCATCCGACGCTCTCCGAAGCCGTTCACGAGGCCGCACTCGCGGTAGCCGGTCGAGCGATCCATACGGTCTAA
- the pta gene encoding phosphate acetyltransferase, with translation MPDSVYLATNENATGKRMVALGVMELAVRRFDRVIFFRPVVHADPRDDQSIRLMRSRYPIAATPDQMAGVTRSEARRLLAEDRGDTLIQRIQQKFKSLQESADFAVVEGTSFQGLAQEIEFELNADIAVNLGCAIMTVFSAYGKTVEESVQSIRIGNDSISDRGGQVIATVLNQISPSDEADLRLAYTQALKGPSSPLYMIPEEPLLRQPTLREIQVGLGATVLSGDETTFDREVTQLQVAAMQVPDFLTRLQRSSLVITPGDRSDILLGCALASLDANGPSPAGVVLTAGLMPPSVVQRLVSETSGLPVLSTLVDTFAAATVAAQIRAEIDEHSPRKIDSAIGLFEQHIDIDDLATRFQAPDTHRVTPMLFEHSLIQRARKKRVRIVLPEGNEPRILQAVDALRRRDVADLILLGDPASIRAAASHVGVAIPNTGVQIIDPKTSPLRDEFVNTYYALRKHKGVTIDVARDRMLEVSYFGTMMVRKGLAGGMVSGATNTTANTIRPAFEFIKTREGVCCVSSVFLMCLKHDVLVYGDCAVIPNPTAEQLAEIAANSSDTAAQFGIEPRVAMLSYSTGESGHGEDVDRVREATAILKRNRPDLLVEGPVQYDAAIDPAVAAAKLPGSTVAGRATVFIFPDLNTGNNTYKAVQRSAGAVAIGPVLQGLRKPVNDLSRGCSVADIVNTVAITAIQAQAS, from the coding sequence ATGCCCGACAGCGTCTATTTAGCGACCAACGAAAATGCGACAGGAAAACGCATGGTGGCGCTCGGGGTGATGGAATTGGCGGTGCGTCGTTTCGATCGCGTTATTTTCTTTCGCCCCGTCGTGCACGCCGATCCACGGGACGACCAAAGCATTCGATTAATGCGATCACGTTACCCGATTGCGGCAACGCCGGATCAAATGGCGGGAGTCACCCGTAGCGAAGCGCGTCGCTTGCTCGCCGAGGATCGCGGCGACACGTTGATCCAGCGGATTCAACAGAAATTCAAGTCACTACAGGAATCGGCGGACTTTGCCGTTGTCGAAGGGACCAGCTTCCAAGGCTTGGCTCAAGAGATTGAGTTTGAATTGAACGCCGATATCGCTGTCAATCTTGGCTGTGCGATCATGACAGTCTTTTCCGCGTATGGCAAAACGGTCGAAGAGAGCGTGCAATCGATTCGGATCGGCAACGACAGCATCAGCGACCGCGGAGGCCAAGTGATTGCCACCGTGCTGAATCAAATTAGCCCGAGTGACGAAGCAGATCTGCGTTTGGCGTATACCCAAGCATTGAAGGGCCCCTCGTCACCGCTATACATGATTCCCGAGGAACCGCTGCTGCGTCAGCCCACGCTGCGTGAAATCCAAGTCGGCTTGGGGGCAACGGTATTGAGTGGTGATGAAACGACGTTTGATCGCGAAGTCACCCAGTTGCAAGTCGCGGCGATGCAGGTGCCTGATTTTCTCACACGATTGCAGCGTTCGAGCTTGGTGATCACGCCGGGGGACCGCAGCGACATTTTGCTCGGCTGTGCATTGGCGAGTCTGGATGCGAACGGCCCTTCGCCCGCGGGCGTTGTCTTGACCGCTGGTTTGATGCCGCCATCAGTGGTCCAGCGATTGGTTAGCGAGACCTCGGGACTGCCGGTCTTGTCGACCTTGGTCGATACGTTTGCCGCAGCCACCGTGGCCGCCCAAATCCGTGCCGAAATCGACGAACACTCGCCCCGAAAGATCGATTCCGCGATCGGATTATTTGAACAGCACATCGATATCGACGACCTCGCCACGCGCTTCCAGGCTCCCGACACCCACCGCGTCACACCGATGTTGTTTGAGCACTCGTTGATTCAACGGGCACGCAAGAAACGGGTTCGCATCGTGTTGCCCGAAGGGAACGAGCCACGCATTCTACAAGCCGTCGATGCGCTGCGCCGCCGAGACGTTGCCGACCTGATTTTACTCGGCGATCCGGCCTCGATTCGCGCCGCAGCCAGTCACGTTGGGGTGGCGATCCCAAACACAGGCGTCCAGATCATTGACCCCAAGACTTCGCCGCTGCGCGACGAATTCGTGAACACCTACTACGCGCTGCGAAAGCACAAGGGAGTTACGATCGACGTCGCGCGTGACCGGATGCTCGAAGTCAGCTACTTCGGGACGATGATGGTGCGAAAGGGACTCGCCGGCGGCATGGTGTCCGGCGCGACCAACACGACCGCCAACACGATCCGTCCCGCATTCGAATTCATTAAAACACGCGAGGGAGTGTGCTGTGTTAGCAGCGTCTTTTTAATGTGCCTCAAGCATGATGTGTTGGTGTATGGTGATTGCGCCGTGATCCCCAACCCGACCGCAGAACAATTGGCTGAAATTGCGGCCAACAGCTCCGATACCGCAGCGCAATTCGGAATCGAACCACGCGTCGCGATGCTGTCCTACTCGACGGGCGAGAGCGGGCATGGCGAGGATGTCGATCGAGTCCGTGAAGCCACCGCGATCCTAAAGCGAAATCGGCCCGATTTATTGGTCGAAGGCCCGGTGCAGTATGACGCTGCGATCGACCCGGCCGTTGCAGCAGCAAAATTGCCGGGCAGCACCGTCGCAGGACGAGCCACCGTGTTCATCTTTCCCGATCTGAACACCGGCAACAATACTTACAAGGCAGTGCAGCGATCGGCCGGCGCCGTGGCGATCGGCCCCGTGCTGCAAGGGTTGCGAAAACCAGTGAACGATCTTTCGCGAGGCTGCAGCGTAGCGGATATCGTCAACACCGTCGCGATTACCGCAATCCAGGCACAAGCGTCATGA
- a CDS encoding Gfo/Idh/MocA family protein, which yields MNPIRIAGINFDHFHMGDLLRMAHEHTDVEIVGICDDDLDRMAEAAKSFRIPETQIFTDHAKCLEQAKPDLVILCPAASHHGEWVEKVAPFGCDILVEKPFAASLAEADRMIQATNASGSRLAINWPLTWVPSHRTTKRLIDEGKIGEVQEVHHYGGNRGPLWHVADKVERSASEVEREKPNSWFYKQSHGGGSLLDYAGYGTTLGTWFMNGRRPIEVTCVVDQPQGLEVDEHSITIARYATGLSKFETRWGTFTDPWTHQPQPKCGFVVVGTEGTISSDDYAATIRVQSTSCPAGEEIAVDTLVAPLQNPVQYMVDVIRRGAQVEGPLSPEISRIGQQIVDSAVLSVKQRATVALLN from the coding sequence ATGAATCCGATCCGAATCGCCGGTATTAATTTCGACCACTTCCACATGGGCGACTTATTGCGGATGGCGCATGAACACACCGATGTAGAGATCGTGGGAATCTGTGACGACGATCTCGATCGCATGGCGGAAGCTGCGAAATCATTCCGTATTCCCGAAACGCAAATCTTTACGGACCACGCGAAGTGTCTCGAGCAAGCCAAGCCCGACCTCGTCATTCTCTGTCCCGCGGCGTCGCATCATGGCGAGTGGGTCGAGAAAGTGGCTCCGTTTGGCTGCGACATTCTCGTTGAAAAACCGTTCGCAGCCTCGTTGGCCGAAGCCGACCGCATGATCCAGGCCACCAATGCGTCGGGAAGTCGCCTAGCCATCAATTGGCCATTGACGTGGGTGCCATCGCATCGCACCACGAAACGCTTGATTGATGAGGGCAAAATTGGTGAAGTCCAAGAGGTGCACCACTATGGCGGCAATCGTGGCCCGCTTTGGCATGTCGCCGACAAGGTGGAGCGTTCGGCAAGTGAAGTCGAACGAGAAAAACCCAACAGTTGGTTCTACAAACAGAGTCATGGTGGTGGTTCGTTGCTTGACTACGCGGGATACGGCACAACACTCGGCACTTGGTTTATGAATGGACGGCGACCGATCGAAGTCACCTGTGTCGTCGACCAACCCCAAGGACTCGAGGTTGACGAGCACAGCATTACGATCGCCCGATACGCGACCGGGTTGTCGAAATTCGAAACGCGCTGGGGCACGTTTACCGACCCTTGGACACATCAACCCCAACCCAAATGTGGCTTCGTCGTCGTCGGTACGGAAGGCACGATCTCCAGCGATGACTACGCCGCAACCATTCGCGTACAATCAACCTCCTGTCCCGCAGGCGAAGAGATCGCCGTCGACACGTTGGTCGCTCCTCTGCAAAACCCAGTGCAGTACATGGTTGACGTGATCCGTCGCGGCGCCCAGGTGGAAGGGCCACTCAGCCCTGAGATCAGCCGTATCGGACAACAGATCGTCGACTCCGCGGTGCTCAGCGTGAAGCAACGTGCCACCGTGGCACTACTGAACTAG